The genomic region AAAAGCTAGCTAGCTCATAGGATGAGAGTTGTCCTCACcttatatactctatcttgACACTATCTCTAGTCAATATGAGACTTGAGTTTTTTCTCAATTCTTAGAAGTCCTCTTCCTActagtaaaataataacaagcctaaacattcaaaattatgttaattaataattttcatctctggatatattttatataaaaaaattaattaacctgtatatataattttttaaaaaaatatgagaggGAAATCATTCTATCAAAAAGCAGGGTCCTCTGCCTAACAATAAATTGGAGGGCCCTCTGCCTAACAATAAAACAGGGTTTTCAAACCTAACATCGTTAAGGTTATATGAAAACTTACTGAATGGGACAATTCCTTCTTGGTGTTTATCTTCGCCATCTTTGGTAGATTTAGATCTATCAAAAAACCAATTCTCAGGGCATATTAGTGCAATCTCATCATATTCCTTGGAGAGATTGTCTTTATCCCACAACAAGTTACAAGGCAATattccaaaatcaatttttagccTCGTAAACCTTACTTTCTTAGATCTATCATCAAACAATTTAAGTGGATCTGTCAAATTTCATCGTTTCTCCAAGCTTCAAAATTTGGAAGACCTTCACCTTTCATGGAATGATCAGTTATCACTAAATTTTGAATCCAATGTCAACTATAGTTTCTCTAAATTATTCTTGTTGAACTTATCTTCTATGGGTTTAACTGAATTTCCAAAATTATCGGGAAAAGTCCCATTTTTGGGATCACTCCATTTGTCCAATAACAAACTTAAAGGTAGAGTGCCaaattgtttgcaggaatcgaaCTCATCGTTATATGATTTGGACCTCTCTCATAACCTATTGACACAATCATTGCACCAATTCTCATGGAGCCAACAACTACAACTCAGTTACCTTGATCTTAGTTTTAACTCAATCACTGGTGGCTTATCTTCCTCAATTTGCAATGCAACTGCAATTCAGATTCTCAACTTGTCTCACAACAAGTTGACAGGGACCATTCCATAATGCCTTGCTAACTCATTACACCTTCGTGTTTTGAATCTACGACTGAACAAGCTTCATGGCACTTTGCCAAGTACCTTTGCAAAGGACTGCCGGCTCAGAACTCTGGATCTCAATGGCAACCAACTATTAGAAGGTTTTTTGCCAGAATCTTTGTCCAATTGCATTGTTCTGCGGGTTTTAGATCTTGGAAACAATCAAATAAAGGATGTGTTTCCCCATTGGCTTCAAACTCTACCGAGGATGCATTCCCCAGTTTAGTCATTTTTGATGTCTCTTCCAACAACTTCAGCGGCCCAATACCAAAAGcctacattaaaaaatttgaagccATGAAAACCGTTTTTGGACATGCCTGGCAATACATCGATTTTGTTGAAGATTCTAACTACGCTGATTCTGTGACTATAACAACAAAAGCAATTACTATGACAATGGACAGAATTCGAAATGACTTTGTAAGCATTGATTTATCCCAAAACAGATTTGAAGGAGAGATTCCAAGTGTCATTGGGGAACTTCATTCACTCAGAGGGCTAAACCTTTCCCATAACAGACTTATTGGTCCTATTCCCCAATCCGTGGGAAATTTGAGAAACTTAGAATCGTTGGATCTCtcctcaaatatgcttactgGTGGGATACCTACAGAATTAATCAATTTGAACTTTCTTGAAGTCCTAAATCTTTCCAATAACAATCTTGTGGGAGAAATACCTCAAGGAAAACAGTTCGGTACTTTTTCCAATGATTCCTATGAGGGAAACTCAGGGTTATGTGGACTCCCACTGACAATCAAATGCAGCAAGGACCCTGAACAACATTCTCCACCTTCAACTACCTTCAGGAGAGAAGGAGGATTTGGATTTGGTTGGAAACCAGTGGCAATAGGATATGGATGTGGAATGGTCTTTGGAGTTGGAATGGGATGTTGTGTACTGTTAATGGGAAAGCCTCAATGGCTTGTGAGAATGGTTGGAGGTCAACTCAATAAAAAGGTGAAAAGGAAGACAAGGATGAAATCTAATGAAAATGGTAGCATAATGAATTAGATGATATGTGGCATGACTGTAGAATGTCTTCTTGCACACCTTCCTGTTGAAATTCAATTCTGCCTTgttgaaaataaaacataagggCCAAAACCTTATCACACTGCATTGCATATGCATGGGAGATCTGTTTCAAAGTTTAGTTGTAATTGTAATATGATgtgttgtactttttttttctctgttggATAGATGAGTGTGATGTACTTTTTTCCCCTTCCTTTGCTACTGAAACTCGGGTCTAAATCATCATAAGTTTGATGTTCTTCATTTTCCTTGAGCGggctattttgttttatttaatacatataATTGTAGTATTggttatataataatagttgTTGTTGTATACTCTTAAAAATGTTCTGCATTGGTCGTTGctagaaacaaaatattttgtgtTAACAGTATGTAGTTATATTTCATTCGAGGAGCTTAGTTCACGTACAGTAGTTTTCCTATTTCGTTTCTAACTCCCTCATGCACATATTGTCTTACATGGCAATTCTATGACTGGATGACCATATAAAAAACTTGACACAGATATGGAAAGATTTTCAAGAGTTGTCCTGAGGAGGTTCATTGTCTTGATGACTAGGATGGGATTGAGTTTGAATCTGTTTTATACTAGCCAGCAATTTCTAGGCCACACCAACTTGCTGCAAAGTACTTGGGAGGCACACAAAAGACTAAGAATGCTGTTTTCTGAACCTTTATCAATTGATGgcctgaaaaaatatttttcatttcataaaTACTCAGGCAATGGAAACATTAGATAAATGCCTAGGAAGGAAagtgttagaattaatgtctcatgtgagaggcatatgacttagtagggactaataaataaataattaacgattaaaggctaaattgtaattgggcttaataggagaagtttctaggttaactgctacttgatgggagtagtggttataaaaggggcttaatacccactaacgtgaaataaggtctccttcctgaccagaaagtgCTCTTTTCTCACCCATAGCCATCACGAACGGAGAGAGACAGAAAAGAAAGGTCAAAGGAAGTgaaattttatttctctcatcttcaaagaaatcaaagtgcaccagagagaagttcctatggagaaaggtacacatcattatctattattctttattgattgttcgtgagaatcataggtttcaagatcctgttggttttctataattgatagtctaggaaaccccttaagaatttttacatgtggtatcagagcatgtgttatgaaatttatgattcttcaagaatgatttaatttctcccAATTATGTATGAActctaattatgaaatttagggataatttaatttctctcaattatgtatgaaccctaattatgaaatttagggataatttaatttctcccaattatgcataaatcctaattatgaaatttaggaattttattttccgctacatgtattgttttattgataatattttattattgttgaataccaatttttggagaaagtataaatattatgtaaatttgGAGAAAACGATTGTGGCTGCCACTATCTATTTATAATGGAAAAAGAAAGCGTGAGTTGCAATTCCAATTCATGGAAAAGCTATGGCTGCTACACTTAGGTTAGTAAGTGAAGGAATTTTGAAAAGCTGCGCACTGCGTAGGTATGTTTGTTCCTATAAGAAATTTTGGAAATTGCTATTTCCAACCTTATGTTTGCTATTTCCAATcccacttaatttttttttctccgaaaaattattgttgaacgtgattaaaggattgaaaatttatgttctataattaaattaatgtgaatgttttgcaattattggtagtagtaaatatatgtatatgctacaTATTTGCTTGAACGTGTTGGAAtgtaaaaacacaaataaatgcaaatcttattttatggtctggaatgaaattaatagaatgactatgaattgttaatagcaataagtatgtgcaggccatacatatttggttggaattaaatgtatgttgaatttgttagtcaccaaagtggccaaatttgtaaggttatttaattccaaatcaatgattatttcaattatacttggttggaattaaatgtatgttgaatttgttagtcaccaaactCTATTTTCTTGCAAACTGAACAACTCCTCAAGCCTCTCAGCCTTACCCCAAGGATTCCAAATCAAATAGTACTCTTTCCAAACATAAACACCAACATCAAATACAAACTAATTGCAGACAAACACTCATAATTCATAGATTAAATTTCCTTTTACATATTCACAGCCCGTCCAAGATCAACAAACTTATGAACATTCAAGCTTACACATGGACATTGAATCATACAAAAGAATGAGAGTTCACTCCCCCTACCTCACAATAAGAGAAACGTAGAGAAGAGGCATTCCCTCCAACTCCAACTCACAGTTCCAATGGAGTTCCATGCATCTGACGATCCTCTTGTTGGCTCTACAACGGTTTTGTGTGTGTGCttttaatagtaatataatGTTATTCTCTATTTTTCTCTGTATCGTGATATTCATTaacttgattattattttttgttttctttttgcattgctcatactttttattttttttcccactTCAATAgttaatatatgtattttttattagttgattcTTACAATGAACTCAATGtaacaatatattatttttttattctttaatgtaAAGagcgcatatatatataaaattattgctcactaaaacaaataaaggatAAATGTTTTAGCTAGTAAACAAAAATCtaatcatatttatataaaatttatcattgtaATAATTCTGTCATATTGTCAAGTATGATTGATTTTTACCGATTGTATAAAGTCACAATTAGTATGGTTGGCCTATTGTGGGAGAGAGTTTCTCATTCCTCTCTGATTTTTCAATCCCTCTGGAATCTTTAGGTTCATGAACAacaggcaatatatatatatatatatatatatataaaataacaaaacttAGAAATGAGTTACTTTTGATACacagttaaaaaatttacacggttattatcaactaattaaatttatacgGCTGTTGTTTTAGTCcctcaaataaaaatatgtatttttaagttcttaaaattcaaaaaatattagtcactcttctcaaataaaatttgtatctTTTAGTCTCTCAAACTTTGAGAGAGGCACACAAAAGGCTAAGAAGGGTGATTGGTGAACCTTTATCAATTGATGGACTGAAAAAATatttccattttatccataCTCAGGCAATGGAAACATTAGATCAATGGCAAGGAAGGAAAGTCCTGGTTCTTGAGGAAGCTTCTACAGTTGAGTTTCAATAAGTTATCaaagaaaatttcttatttGGTTATACATTTCATTCCATACTAAgtaattgaaattttgaatattaCAGTTTACTCTATAAGTGATTGGACATATGATCATGAGTTTAGAGCCTTCTGGGGAGGAACAGGAAAAGTTTAGGTCAAATTTTAAGATTATCTCTTCCTCATTTGCCTCTTTGCCATTTAAACTTCCAGGGACAGCATTCCATCGTGGTATCAAGGTTACAGAATCTTGCATAACTAACCTCACAGTAAATATGTGCACTGATTAAATTTTGAAGATCACTGAACTCTCATTTCCTCTGATGCAATGCTATAAATGTGTGCAGGCTCGGGATAGGATGTATGAGATGTTGGATTCTACAATTTCGCGGAGGAGAAGTGGCCAAGAATTTCAGCAGGATTTCTTAGGATCCTTAGTTATGAAACATAGCAAAGAagatggagaagaagatgaaaataaacTCACAGATAAACAATTGAAGGATAATATATTAACTCTGCTGGTTGCAGGCCATGATACCACAGCAGCTGCTCTTACATGGCTCATCAAATTTCTTGGTGAAAATCCAATTGTTTTGGAACAATTGAGAGTAAGTATTGAATCCCCTATAGTCTTCTCCTTTACATGTTTGAAGATTTTCAAATGTAGCTTCATGAATGCGATGTTTTGCAGGAGGAACACAGACAAATTGTCATCAACAGAAAGAGTGGAACAGATCATACTTGGGCTGAAGTTAATAACATGCCTTACACGGCTAAAGTGAGCAACAATAACTTTAGCTTGCAAGTAACTTCAAGTTTTTATGTCTCACCAAGATTATCGGTCATTTAAATTTCAGGTGATCAGCGAAACACTTCGAAGAGCCACAATACTACCTTGGTTTTCAAGAAAGGCATCCCAGGATTTTGAAATTGATGGTATTGCAATACAGAATGGCCAAATATGACTATATAATGTGTATTTGTGTGTGTATGTTGAAACCGTTGTTCTTTGAATGAGACTCGAAGTTGATGTTAAATTTGGCAggttataaaattaagaaaggtTGGTCTGTCAACCTAGATGTTGTTTCTATACACCATGACCCCGAAGTTTTCCCAGATCCTGAAAAGTTTGATCCCTCTAGATTTGATGTAAGTTGCTTCCTGAAAAGAGACTTTAATAGCCATTTCTATTCTAAGGACCCcaaaattgatattttcatttaattgcaGGAAACCCTGAGGCCTTTCAGTTTTCTTGGATTTGGTAGTGGACCACGCATGTGTCCTGGAATGAACCTTGCCAAGCTAGAAATTTGTGTTTTCATCCATCATCTTGTCAACAGATACAAGTAAGATTAGAACAGATTTTGAATAGTGAAGATAATCACATTGCACCTAGAAAATGGACAATCACACTAGATTTTCCAAAACAACATCTATTCCATTCTTTTCTGTTTATTTCAGCCTTGTCTCTTCCATATTCATTTTCCTTGTTTAAACTAAATATTCCATGAGTTTAATTTCTGTGTTAGGAAACATGATTTCAGaggagaggaagagagaaaaacTGGGAGAAACTGAAAATTTTCTGTTAGCTTAATGAAGTGGTATAATTACAAGATGATTATATTAGTCTTTATATAGGCTCACTACCAATCACAAACTACATCTCTAATACTATGCACTTGTCAACCAATTGGAAATCATAATAAGTATGActtaattattgtaaaagtcaACAATTGCATACAAtaaaatttgtgattgaataacaTTATAAAACCCTTTCCACTATCAGTACATtaactatttattaaaaaaaaattgctacaGTTGGAGACCTCTGGAGAAAGACAATTCTGTGCAACCAACGCTTGTAAGGATGCCAAAGAACAAGTATCCTATTATAGTTGAAGCACTAGGACACGATTCCTCCAGAAACTACAAACAAACAACagaagaaaagatagcacagAAAAATGTTGTATATGAACAGAATCATTGTATCTTTATTGTTGCTGCATGGAGAGAAATTATGAACCAAATCATGCTTTATTACTTGTGAGGAAAGATACTAATCCTCAATGAATAATACACATTTCCTTTTTCAGTATGTAGGTATAGTGCTAGTACGGAAAGCaactacaaataataaatatcctGTTGATTCTGTTTCACCCCGTCGTTATCCACTCATCAGTATTAGTCATTGCATTGCTTAACAGACTGTAAAAGCATaagaattcttaaaaaaattggtatATGAAACTGAAAGTTTTATAGACAATCTTCATTTAGACATAAAATACACTTTTTCTTGCGACTGCAACGTCAAGGATTCTGTTGTCTTGTTGAATATTGTTTAGctatttgaaaagttaaattctACATTGTTTGATAATTGATATTGAAACTTTTAATGTCTGTAGTTTGTTATTGAAGCTCATAAAAAAGTAAGAAGATTAGATTCATGCACACAAAATTTGATTAACTTGACACTATTGAAGTTCAAAATTTACAGATTTGTTTAGAGGTGTTCATCATATTAGATTAACCATAAATGGAATTAAGCCAAAATAAAACCTAAGTCTCATTTTTTAGAGTATTGACCTAAAGTCAATTCCAATAGCAGTGTTGGGAAACACCTCAATAACGTTATGGTACAAAATGAATGCTTATTTTgacttaataattaaaagagcGAATTGCAATACCTCCTTAGGTTTCATGAAATTATATaagtatttctctttttttaaccATTACATTCACCTCTGTATGTCTTATCTTTGCATAAAGTACTGACTTCCAATTGAATTATAAGTAGCATTATGACAACGTTTTGGATgggatagaaaatgaaaaaggtgAGTTTTAGTTGTCGATATTGACGATGACAAATCCAAAATTTTTACTTGTGAGTATTTTacgttaataaataaataaatgattttaaacaTATAAGTTATCTGAAATTTATAGTGaataatgtaaatatataatttcgttaaatttataatgaacAATTTAAATTGAAGGGGTTAGTtactgaaaaaaattattctgaaATGTAATATTCTTTAAATACTTGTATTGAATTTCGATTCTTTTATATCCATAATTCAtcaagtttttattattatattattgccCAGAAAAGAAAGTccttaaaattaataatgaatgTATTTGTTATGCACGCATGAATTGTACTCTATCTtcgtttttttacaaaagaatccAACAAATTAAAATGGAATATCCATTTCTCTAGGACCACAACACCAATGCAATTGTGAAATTGGTTTTTCAAAGTTCGAGTAATTCaactatataaaatatttttataacacaGCATGAATATCTAATATTATTGGAAACGATATTAATGAATGAAAAGATAAACATttctttttaaactttatacatcattcaaataattatttcatgtATCATGtttaaaatttcctaatttttaattatattatcttCTTCTATAATATAAAGACATGTACACCAATTAACAAAGTTTATGTTGTTTACatctttctttcaaaaaaattgttgtttacGACTTATTTATCACGTTAATTATTATCatactcttttttttcaaacaaaatttataatcatattttcttataaaatttacatatacaattactaatttacaaataattatatcatATACAATTACtaatttacaaataattatatcatATACAATTACTAATTTACAAATAATTCTATAAATGATACAATTTTGacaaatatatttcttatgtataatttcaataaatattttataatttaaatttttatagtttaaggtaatatttatatttaaatatttttctccaaattatatatttcataaaaattatttctagcgttatttcaaaataaattttgggGAGAAATTGCATAAAGTAAGGCAAAGGTTTTAGcttgacaattaaaaaaaatgcataacaaaGGATAaccatttttgaaataaaataaatttatttaattaaattaaaatatattttattttggagaGTGAAGGAAACAAGTCATAAAaatctaaacaaaataaaaataaaactacaaacctccattgttttgaaaaatcatAAATCCATATACCTGAATAGggttaaacaaatttttcaaaatctctATCATTCTTTTATagtatcaaatttaaattattttcttatttttaagatgACAAATTGTTTctgtaaaaagataataaattattaagaacaaattcaaatatatatatatatatatatatatatatatatatatataattataaccaaaactaaaaatattttttataaacaaataatatgaaaaaaaattcaattcattgAGCTAGTTCACAAGCTAGTTCTGTCAAGCACACCCTATCTATtccttaaaacattttttttgtttaaatcgTTTAGATTTAAAtaggtaaattttttaattttggttttttgccttttaaattattgttaaatttttgctcccaaataaataatttttgtattttattttttgactttgGATTTATTTAGATAGGGCTTTAGAAAatggaataaaattattttgatagttatttaggaaaaaaacaaaagaaaaaattattacaaaccaaaaagttaacaaaaatttattaggaataaaaaaattaatgatttatgatgaactaaaaacatatttaaatcgtTTATAACATAAAAGAACATGAAAAATCAACCATTATGCAATTCTCTTTGAACAAGACTTATAATTTCCGTCTAGTACTTCTTGACTTGtggatattaaaattataagatgtaacatttttaaattaaatttcagagAGCAACTCAGTCCATACACTAAGATAGTGTTTTACCTTGacagttgaaaaaatgcattaaaaagAAGGATTTGCCGTGAAGGTTTCAAGACAATACATGCATGTGTAATGTTATTTCATTTCTATGTGTAATTTAAACAAAGATATgaagtagaaaaataaaataaatcatgtttgCAGAAAAAATGAGTTCCAAGTCAAGTCAATTTAAATTGCAATTGCTGGGACAACTTTGATAGCGTGTAAAAGGATCATAAGATTTATGGTCAATTTGCGTGAGGTTTGGGCTGTTGAAGACTTGAAGCTTAATTTAGCCACAAATTTTGCATATCATCTTTTTAATTTGGCTATAAATATTAATGTTTGGTTGCTCAGTATTAATTTCATGTATATTTTCCATCCCTTATAGTAAAGAGTATTGAGTAGAATATGGAATCATGGATGTGGTGTTTCCTTCTCTGTTCCCATTTGCTCATCCTTTATTTTTCACCCTCTCATTCCTTATGCCACCCCCATGACACCTCTGCCTTGCTCCACTTCA from Glycine soja cultivar W05 chromosome 16, ASM419377v2, whole genome shotgun sequence harbors:
- the LOC114391259 gene encoding abscisic acid 8'-hydroxylase 3-like encodes the protein MIMSLEPSGEEQEKFRSNFKIISSSFASLPFKLPGTAFHRGIKARDRMYEMLDSTISRRRSGQEFQQDFLGSLVMKHSKEDGEEDENKLTDKQLKDNILTLLVAGHDTTAAALTWLIKFLGENPIVLEQLREEHRQIVINRKSGTDHTWAEVNNMPYTAKVISETLRRATILPWFSRKASQDFEIDGYKIKKGWSVNLDVVSIHHDPEVFPDPEKFDPSRFDETLRPFSFLGFGSGPRMCPGMNLAKLEICVFIHHLVNRYNWRPLEKDNSVQPTLVRMPKNKYPIIVEALGHDSSRNYKQTTEEKIAQKNVVYEQNHCIFIVAAWREIMNQIMLYYL